From Polynucleobacter difficilis, a single genomic window includes:
- a CDS encoding UDP-N-acetylmuramoyl-tripeptide--D-alanyl-D-alanine ligase, with product MAMTTLGQIHAFLPSSKLINISEVAAQSHPIDSISTDSRAIESGSLFIALKGERFDAHHFLGEVSAAGASAALIEDEKACPNQLPAVCVADTRMGLGDFAAAWRQQFTLPLVVVTGSNGKTTVKEMIAAIFSAAVGKEATLVTPGNLNNDIGLPLTVLRLREYHRLAVIELGMNHPGETAYLTKIAKPTIALINNAQREHQEFMETVDAVAHEHADAITALPVDGVAVFPADTAFSAEWRKKASGRRSIDFALNGPAAVSGTLLMDGTLEIKTNVGLIQVKLSVLGEHNLRNALAATAVALAAKVDLEAIRLGLESFQAVSGRMMANQLGACLLIDDSYNANPDSVRAAIDALSQASQRTCLVLGDMGEVGSKGPEFHYEVGAYAAERGIVRLWALGEQTQASVRGFNEFNGRIGSSNAAIHFETIDALNACVARVADLFSEGASVSQPYAVLVKGSRFMRMERVVAALKDTLAEVKACS from the coding sequence ATGGCGATGACTACCCTAGGCCAAATCCATGCATTTTTGCCATCCAGTAAATTGATCAATATCTCTGAGGTGGCAGCACAAAGTCATCCAATTGATTCCATTTCTACGGATAGCAGAGCCATTGAGAGTGGGTCGCTCTTTATTGCGCTCAAGGGTGAGCGTTTTGATGCACATCATTTCTTAGGCGAAGTTAGTGCCGCCGGAGCAAGCGCCGCACTGATTGAAGATGAGAAGGCATGCCCAAATCAACTTCCCGCAGTATGCGTTGCCGACACCCGAATGGGTTTAGGTGATTTTGCTGCAGCGTGGCGGCAGCAATTTACATTGCCGCTGGTCGTGGTAACGGGTAGTAATGGTAAGACTACCGTGAAAGAGATGATCGCAGCGATCTTTAGTGCGGCAGTAGGCAAAGAAGCAACCTTGGTTACGCCTGGTAATTTGAATAATGATATTGGGCTACCGCTAACGGTATTGCGTTTGCGTGAGTACCATCGATTGGCCGTGATTGAGCTCGGAATGAATCATCCTGGCGAGACAGCGTACCTTACCAAGATTGCCAAGCCAACGATTGCACTCATCAATAATGCCCAGCGTGAACACCAAGAATTCATGGAGACCGTGGATGCAGTTGCACACGAACATGCGGATGCAATCACAGCATTGCCAGTAGATGGCGTTGCAGTTTTTCCAGCAGACACTGCGTTTAGTGCCGAGTGGCGCAAAAAAGCTAGCGGGCGTCGCTCGATTGACTTTGCGCTCAATGGCCCTGCAGCAGTTAGCGGCACTCTCCTGATGGACGGTACGCTTGAAATAAAAACAAATGTAGGTCTTATTCAAGTAAAGCTTTCCGTACTTGGTGAACATAATCTTCGCAACGCCCTTGCTGCTACAGCTGTAGCCTTAGCTGCAAAGGTAGATCTAGAGGCTATTCGTCTTGGGTTGGAATCATTTCAGGCGGTCAGCGGCCGAATGATGGCAAACCAATTGGGTGCTTGCCTGTTGATTGATGACAGCTATAACGCCAATCCCGACTCAGTGCGCGCTGCAATTGATGCCCTCAGTCAGGCTAGCCAAAGGACCTGTTTGGTCCTGGGCGACATGGGTGAAGTGGGATCAAAGGGGCCTGAGTTTCATTACGAGGTGGGCGCATATGCAGCAGAGCGCGGCATTGTGCGCTTATGGGCGCTGGGAGAACAAACGCAGGCTTCAGTACGGGGCTTTAATGAATTTAATGGCCGCATCGGAAGTAGTAATGCAGCGATCCATTTTGAAACCATCGACGCATTAAATGCATGCGTAGCGCGTGTTGCTGACTTATTTTCTGAAGGCGCCTCAGTATCTCAGCCCTATGCAGTACTAGTAAAAGGATCCCGTTTTATGCGCATGGAGCGAGTAGTAGCGGCGTTAAAAGATACGCTGGCGGAGGTTAAAGCATGCTCTTAA
- a CDS encoding UDP-N-acetylmuramoyl-L-alanyl-D-glutamate--2,6-diaminopimelate ligase: MVTLIKPEQAIDHLRRLALPAARIVSDTRQIKTGDVFMAYRVGHGTAIQDSRPYITAALDAGVSAVIYDPRDLEEIPALSDPRCVALENLSAHAGPICSEWYGKPSTQMTVFGVTGTNGKTSITQWLSQALDRPKSRAAVMGTLGIGFPGHLEVTSYTTPNAARLQTELKVLLDSNAKHIAMEVSSHALEQGRVNGVQFTTAVFSNLSQDHLDYHGSMAEYAAVKFRLFQFPGLQNAVINLEDPLGRELAMQLLAKTGVQVWGYAVDHKAFAGFEKFGKRLHAIFSGGMQFKEYGYQGVFEWQDSGRTEVSVPVVGDFNLSNCLAVWACLLAGGMDVLEAGKRIAHLKPVSGRMEMVLGNSRSTGPLVIVDYAHTPDALEKVLSTLRPIATQRAGKLGCIFGCGGDRDASKRPLMGRIAAELADHTILTSDNPRSENPEKISADIRAGMSNGKSVEVILDRAAAILSGVRHAQANDVVLIAGKGHETSQEINGRKVDFSDQEHVLLASGGSV, translated from the coding sequence ATGGTTACCTTGATAAAGCCAGAACAAGCCATTGATCACCTGCGGCGATTGGCTTTGCCGGCTGCACGCATCGTTAGTGATACACGGCAAATCAAGACAGGCGATGTTTTCATGGCGTACCGAGTGGGGCATGGTACTGCCATACAGGATAGCCGTCCCTACATTACAGCCGCTTTAGATGCTGGGGTCAGCGCTGTTATTTATGACCCAAGGGATTTAGAAGAAATTCCAGCCTTGAGCGATCCACGCTGTGTTGCACTGGAAAACTTATCAGCCCATGCCGGACCAATTTGTTCCGAATGGTATGGCAAGCCGAGCACTCAAATGACGGTGTTTGGCGTAACTGGAACCAATGGGAAGACGAGTATCACTCAATGGCTTTCTCAAGCCTTAGATCGCCCTAAGTCGCGGGCAGCTGTAATGGGCACATTAGGCATTGGCTTTCCAGGGCACTTGGAGGTAACGAGCTACACCACACCAAATGCTGCGCGCTTACAAACCGAACTCAAAGTACTTTTGGATTCCAATGCAAAGCACATTGCAATGGAGGTCTCTTCACACGCCCTAGAACAGGGTCGCGTTAATGGCGTCCAATTCACCACCGCTGTGTTTTCTAACTTGAGTCAAGATCATTTGGATTACCACGGCAGTATGGCGGAATATGCAGCAGTGAAGTTTCGTTTGTTCCAGTTCCCCGGTTTACAGAATGCGGTCATTAACTTGGAAGATCCATTGGGTCGTGAATTAGCCATGCAGTTACTGGCAAAGACAGGCGTTCAGGTTTGGGGCTATGCAGTCGACCATAAAGCCTTTGCCGGTTTTGAAAAGTTTGGCAAGCGACTGCATGCTATTTTTTCCGGCGGCATGCAGTTTAAAGAGTATGGCTATCAGGGTGTATTTGAATGGCAAGACTCCGGCAGGACGGAGGTCAGTGTTCCGGTTGTGGGCGACTTTAATCTGAGCAATTGCCTTGCGGTCTGGGCTTGCCTATTGGCTGGTGGCATGGATGTGCTTGAGGCAGGAAAGCGCATTGCACACTTAAAACCCGTTAGCGGAAGAATGGAGATGGTGCTTGGCAATTCGCGTAGCACGGGTCCATTGGTTATTGTTGACTATGCCCATACCCCAGATGCGTTAGAAAAGGTATTGAGTACACTGCGTCCCATCGCTACTCAGCGGGCAGGAAAGTTGGGGTGTATTTTTGGTTGCGGTGGTGATCGTGATGCTAGTAAGCGACCGCTCATGGGCCGTATTGCTGCGGAGTTGGCTGACCACACTATTTTGACCAGCGATAACCCACGCTCCGAGAATCCAGAAAAAATTAGCGCAGATATTCGAGCTGGAATGAGCAATGGCAAATCGGTCGAAGTCATTCTAGATCGGGCTGCAGCAATTCTTAGCGGGGTTCGGCATGCACAGGCTAATGATGTTGTATTGATTGCAGGCAAAGGCCACGAAACAAGCCAAGAGATTAATGGCAGAAAAGTCGATTTTTCAGATCAAGAACATGTTTTATTGGCTAGTGGGGGCTCCGTTTAA